A single Nomascus leucogenys isolate Asia chromosome 14, Asia_NLE_v1, whole genome shotgun sequence DNA region contains:
- the PCBP1 gene encoding poly(rC)-binding protein 1: MDAGVTESGLNVTLTIRLLMHGKEVGSIIGKKGESVKRIREESGARINISEGNCPERIITLTGPTNAIFKAFAMIIDKLEEDINSSMTNSTAASRPPVTLRLVVPATQCGSLIGKGGCKIKEIRESTGAQVQVAGDMLPNSTERAITIAGVPQSVTECVKQICLVMLETLSQSPQGRVMTIPYQPMPASSPVICAGGQDRCSDAAGYPHATHDLEGPPLDAYSIQGQHTISPLDLAKLNQVARQQSHFAMMHGGTGFAGIDSSSPEVKGYWASLDASTQTTHELTIPNNLIGCIIGRQGANINEIRQMSGAQIKIANPVEGSSGRQVTITGSAASISLAQYLINARLSSEKGMGCS, encoded by the coding sequence ATGGATGCCGGTGTGACTGAAAGTGGACTAAATGTGACTCTCACCATTCGGCTTCTTATGCACGGAAAGGAAGTAGGAAGCATCATTGGGAAGAAAGGGGAGTCGGTTAAGAGGATCCGCGAGGAGAGTGGCGCGCGGATCAACATCTCGGAGGGGAATTGTCCGGAGAGAATCATCACTCTGACCGGCCCCACCAATGCCATCTTTAAGGCTTTCGCTATGATCATCGACAAGCTGGAGGAAGATATCAACAGCTCCATGACCAACAGCACCGCGGCCAGCAGGCCCCCGGTCACCCTGAGGCTGGTGGTGCCGGCCACCCAGTGCGGCTCCCTGATTGGGAAAGGCGGGTGTAAGATCAAAGAGATCCGCGAGAGTACGGGGGCGCAGGTCCAGGTGGCGGGGGATATGCTGCCCAACTCCACCGAGCGGGCCATCACCATCGCTGGCGTGCCGCAGTCTGTCACCGAGTGTGTCAAGCAGATCTGCCTGGTCATGCTGGAGACGCTCTCCCAGTCTCCGCAAGGGAGAGTCATGACCATTCCGTACCAGCCCATGCCGGCCAGCTCCCCAGTCATCTGCGCGGGCGGCCAAGATCGGTGCAGCGACGCTGCGGGCTACCCCCATGCCACCCATGACCTGGAGGGACCACCTCTAGATGCCTACTCGATTCAAGGACAACACACCATTTCTCCGCTCGATCTGGCCAAGCTGAACCAGGTGGCAAGACAACAGTCTCACTTTGCCATGATGCACGGCGGGACCGGATTCGCCGGAATTGACTCCAGCTCTCCAGAGGTGAAAGGCTATTGGGCAAGTTTGGATGCATCTACTCAAACCACCCATGAACTCACCATTCCAAATAACTTAATTGGCTGCATAATCGGGCGCCAAGGCGCCAACATTAATGAGATCCGCCAGATGTCCGGGGCCCAGATCAAAATTGCCAACCCAGTGGAAGGCTCCTCTGGTAGGCAGGTTACTATCACTGGCTCTGCTGCCAGTATTAGTCTGGCCCAGTATCTAATCAATGCCAGGCTTTCCTCTGAGAAGGGCATGGGGTGCAGCTAG